Proteins from one Malaya genurostris strain Urasoe2022 chromosome 2, Malgen_1.1, whole genome shotgun sequence genomic window:
- the LOC131428587 gene encoding uncharacterized protein LOC131428587, translating to MSGSSKNTRSKRKVGVDTGDASQRTHNTSGGLTVLVTDIQEVREDSNKTLPGRSCKTCGGPDTNDMVQCDDCDKWHHFACVGVDKEIEQHEWSCPKCIAAATRVQKQGFVSNKTSSVGRDSSVSKEHSRKSSSLVGSKLFNKSASSKQSVALSEMSHASSRHSMLNLELQKLEEEHALAQQEAERQRTYLEKKYSILKQMSHHDGSNPSEGNSQVDDWIEDVNNVDSHNSTSNKSDRSFGPKLYSTNNLPQPCPLGFQNKTSSASYGASDFNRNTTRKHSLPSRCSRPPTREQIAARQAVSKDLPQFSGDPEDWPLFLSTFNSTTAMCGFTDEENTIRLQRCLKGRAYDAVKSCLMHPSNVKSVLATLRMLFGQPEAVVNSLVSKINLLPMMEENSLETIVDFAINIKNFCAIVDACGLEEYLYNVSLLHQLVSKLSPTIRLDWARYRQTLPSVNLASFGNWIYSLAEAASTVTIPPIIQAPKLTKIEPLGSKKRSAFTNVHAETQHDLVSSSQPKNLTFVKPPAIDICLICKGTCRTAEKCKQFLDLSRDSRWAVVREFGLCRRCLHQHSGGCKTKPCGKNGCEFKHHALLHNDQKDAVATENQSKSTSSASLSQSEPSNGPRSCNAHAIDGAGVFFRYLPVILHGNNRSVATYAFFDDGSELTLLDQELADELSLEGDVQPLCLRWTGGAQRNENKSRIVNLEVAGIRRNSKKFRLNTVRTVDKLLLPLQTLDFERLAKTYPHLRGLPIASYCDAQPRILIGMKHAGINVVQKTREMGIDDPIAVKTRLGWTICGSWLKERTTESSLCTLHVQESDLDEGTDESLHLAMKAYFALESLGLAKTEITPLSSGDQRAQYLLQSLTNFQGDRYETGLLWRYENIRLPDSRPLALRRYNFLQKRLEKDALLAQILNEKIVDYLSKGYARKLTSEELNNVYPRVWYLPIFPVSNPNKPGKTRIVWDAAAKAFGVSLNSVLLKGPDQLCSLLTILLQFRERRVAMTADIREMFHQIRVREEDQQCQRFLWQDENGEIATYVMQVMTFGACCSPCCAQFTKNLNAARFSNSYPAAVESITKRHYVDDLLVSVDTEKEAIQLAHDIWYVHSKGGFEIRNWLSNSKTVLSQLRDNPSNEKNLDLQYEMATEKVLGMWWHTASDIFIYKVGWARFDHSLLSGQRRPTKREALRVLMTIFDPLGLIAHFLMYLKILLQEVWRSGVQWDEDINDEAFHKWLKWIKVLPQVENVQVPRCYSLDSSPGDSDDTQLHTLVDASENGMAAVCYLRFVHDNIVRCSIVVAKTRVAPLKFVSIPKLELQAAVIGARLARTVGESLSIPISKRVFWTDSRDVLCWINSDHRRYTQFVAFRVGEILENCETNEWRWVPTKQNVADDGTKWEKLPDFTSNNRWFVGPAFLRRPEAEWPKQSSNYGSTETELRPHLCHHRKVSETLIRVTDFSSWKRLVNVVATIFRFPINCRLKLRQQQIYIGPFSMEELRTAERYLIRQAQFDVYPEEVTALSLMKHEPPAIKNTLSKSSPLYKLTPSLDVHGILRMRTRIAACHFATDDAKSPIILPRDHHLTTLIIAYFHNKYHHQNHETVINELRQKYHVSRIRVEYGKVRRNCQRCKNESTTPHPPVMADLPEARLAAFTRPFTHIGIDCFGPMEVVLGRRVEKRWGMLIICLTTRAIHIEVVHSLSTNSCILALRNFVARRGTPRKIYSDRGTNFIGASRELKEAESLLDRQAIMKEFISPDTDWVFNPPAAPHMGGSWERLIRTVKKNLMAIQPTRKPSDELLRNLLTEIEFTVNSRPLTHVAVDEDSAPALSPNHFLLGSSNGVKPLTSIDDNKSTLQQNWRASQILANQFWKRWITDYLPEITRRTKWFIYTRPLAVGDVVVIVDPSSPRNCWPKGKVIHTCSGRDGQIRSATVQTASGVYERPSTKLAVLDVRRDNV from the coding sequence ATGTCGGGAAGTAGTAAAAATACTCGGTCAAAACGAAAGGTCGGTGTGGACACCGGTGATGCGAGTCAAAGAACGCATAATACAAGTGGTGGTTTAACGGTGTTGGTCACGGATATTCAAGAGGTGAGGGAAGACTCTAATAAAACCTTACCGGGAAGATCGTGCAAAACGTGTGGTGGTCCGGATACCAATGATATGGTACAATGCGACGATTGCGATAAATGGCATCATTTCGCCTGTGTAGGAGTCGATAAGGAAATCGAACAACATGAATGGAGTTGCCCTAAATGTATAGCTGCTGCAACCAGGGTCCAGAAACAAGGTTTCGTTTCCAATAAGACTTCGAGCGTAGGACGAGATTCATCAGTTAGCAAAGAGCATTCAAGAAAATCATCGAGTCTCGTAGGATCAAAACTATTCAACAAATCAGCTTCATCTAAACAATCAGTTGCGCTGTCGGAGATGTCGCACGCATCTTCTCGTCATTCGATGCTCAATTTAGAGCTTCAGAAACTGGAGGAAGAACATGCCTTAGCGCAACAGGAAGCAGAAAGACAGCGCACCTATCTTGAAAAGAAATATAGTATTTTGAAACAGATGTCCCATCATGACGGCTCTAATCCTAGTGAAGGTAACAGTCAGGTAGATGATTGGATCGAGGATGTCAATAATGTGGATTCGCATAACTCAACCTCTAATAAATCTGATCGGAGTTTCGGTCCTAAACTTTATTCAACCAATAATCTGCCACAACCATGTCCGCTAGGATTTCAAAACAAGACTTCAAGTGCTAGTTATGGTGCTTCCGACTTCAATCGTAATACGACCCGTAAGCATTCTCTGCCGTCAAGATGCAGTCGTCCACCTACTCGTGAACAGATTGCAGCTCGCCAGGCAGTGTCCAAAGACTTACCTCAATTCTCCGGAGATCCAGAAGATTGGCCGCTATTTTTGTCAACGTTCAATAGCACCACTGCGATGTGTGGCTTCACTGACGAAGAGAACACCATACGACTGCAAAGGTGTCTGAAAGGTAGAGCGTACGACGCCGTTAAGAGTTGTTTGATGCATCCCTCAAATGTCAAAAGTGTATTAGCAACATTGCGAATGCTATTTGGACAACCGGAGGCCGTTGTAAACTCGTTAGTATCAAAAATCAACTTATTACCGATGATGGAGGAGAACAGTCTTGAAACAATCGTGGACTTCGCAATTAACATCAAGAACTTTTGTGCTATAGTCGATGCGTGTGGCTTAGAGGAATACTTATACAATGTCTCTCTCCTGCACCAGCTTGTGAGTAAGCTTTCACCAACGATAAGGTTGGATTGGGCTAGGTACAGACAAACACTTCCTTCTGTCAACTTGGCGTCGTTTGGGAACTGGATTTACTCTCTTGCCGAGGCAGCCAGTACTGTAACGATTCCCCCTATCATTCAGGCACCTAAGTTGACTAAAATCGAGCCGCTTGGAAGCAAAAAGAGGAGTGCCTTCACGAATGTTCATGCCGAAACTCAACATGATTTGGTGTCTTCAAGTCAACCAAAAAATCTGACATTCGTCAAGCCACCCGCCATTGATATATGTCTAATTTGCAAGGGAACTTGTAGAACAGCAGAGAAATGCAAACAGTTTCTCGATCTTTCCAGAGATTCTCGATGGGCAGTGGTTAGAGAATTTGGGCTGTGCCGCAGATGTCTTCATCAGCACAGCGGAGGTTGTAAAACGAAGCCATGTGGCAAAAATGGTTGCGAATTTAAACATCACGCTCTACTGCACAATGATCAGAAAGACGCTGTTGCGACTGAGAACCAATCGAAGTCAACGTCTAGCGCATCTTTGTCACAATCCGAACCCAGTAATGGACCTCGGAGTTGCAACGCTCATGCAATCGATGGTGCAGGCGTGTTCTTTCGATATTTACCAGTCATTCTACATGGAAACAATCGATCAGTTGCAACTTACGCGTTCTTTGACGACGGTTCCGAACTTACATTGCTCGATCAAGAATTAGCCGATGAATTATCGTTGGAAGGTGATGTTCAACCTCTGTGTCTTCGTTGGACTGGAGGGGCtcagcgaaacgagaataaatcCAGGATTGTTAATTTGGAAGTAGCCGGGATAAGACGAAATTCCAAGAAGTTCCGCTTAAATACCGTAAGGACCGTCGATAAACTATTGCTCCCACTTCAAACACTAGACTTTGAGAGGCTAGCTAAAACGTATCCCCACCTTCGTGGTTTGCCTATTGCTTCATATTGCGATGCTCAACCGCGTATTCTCATCGGAATGAAACACGCAGGAATAAATGTGGTTCAGAAAACCAGAGAGATGGGAATAGATGATCCGATTGCTGTGAAGACACGTTTAGGCTGGACCATCTGTGGTAGCTGGTTGAAGGAACGCACTACTGAGTCTTCACTGTGCACGTTACATGTTCAAGAGAGTGATCTAGATGAAGGCACCGATGAGTCGCTGCATCTTGCCATGAAGGCGTATTTCGCGCTTGAAAGCCTTGGGTTGGCGAAAACTGAAATAACTCCTTTATCGTCGGGTGACCAGCGCGCCCAGTATCTGCTTCAGTCTCTTACAAACTTTCAAGGAGACCGCTACGAAACAGGGCTACTGTGGCGTTACGAAAACATCCGTTTGCCTGACAGTCGACCGTTGGCCCTCCGTCGCTATAATTTTCTTCAAAAGCGTTTAGAAAAAGATGCCCTGCTAGCACAAATCCTAAACGAAAAGATCGTTGATTATTTATCCAAAGGTTACGCACGGAAACTTACCAGTGAAGAGCTGAACAACGTCTACCCCCGCGTGTGGTATTTGCCAATATTTCCGGTTTCGAATCCGAATAAACCCGGCAAGACTCGTATTGTTTGGGATGCAGCAGCTAAGGCTTTCGGCGTGTCTTTAAACTCTGTCCTATTGAAGGGCCCTGATCAACTATGCTCGCTGTTAACGATCCTTCTACAATTCCGTGAGCGTCGAGTTGCCATGACTGCTGATATACGCGAGATGTTCCACCAGATTCGAGTTCGTGAGGAGGATCAGCAGTGCCAACGCTTTCTTTGGCAAGACGAAAATGGGGAAATCGCAACATACGTTATGCAGGTCATGACCTTTGGAGCATGTTGCTCACCGTGTTGCGCTCAATTCACCAAAAACTTGAACGCCGCGCGCTTCTCCAACTCGTATCCAGCTGCTGTAGAATCCATAACTAAGCGTCATTATGTAGATGATTTGTTAGTAAGCGTAGATACGGAAAAAGAAGCGATTCAGCTAGCTCATGACATTTGGTACGTACATTCCAAAGGCGGATTCGAAATTCGTAACTGGTTGAGTAATTCGAAGACAGTACTATCGCAGTTGCGAGACAACCCCTCAAATGAGAAAAACCTGGATCTACAGTACGAAATGGCCACCGAGAAAGTTTTGGGAATGTGGTGGCATACAGCGTCAGACATTTTCATATATAAAGTCGGGTGGGCCCGCTTCGATCATTCATTGTTGTCCGGTCAACGACGACCAACCAAGCGAGAAGCATTACGAGTGTTGATGACGATCTTTGATCCCCTCGGTTTAATCGCCCACTTCCTCATGTATCTCAAAATATTGCTACAAGAAGTTTGGCGATCAGGAGTCCAATGGGATGAAGATATCAATGACGAGGCTTTCCACAAATGGTTAAAGTGGATTAAAGTACTACCTCAAGTTGAAAATGTGCAAGTTCCGCGCTGTTATAGCCTTGATTCGTCACCAGGCGATAGTGACGATACGCAGTTGCACACACTTGTAGACGCTAGCGAGAATGGAATGGCAGCCGTCTGCTATCTTAGATTTGTCCATGATAATATTGTTAGGTGCTCGATTGTCGTAGCTAAAACTCGTGTAGCCCCGCTCAAATTTGTGTCAATTCCTAAACTGGAACTTCAAGCAGCTGTTATCGGTGCCAGATTAGCACGAACAGTCGGTGAATCTCTTTCTATTCCGATATCCAAAAGAGTATTCTGGACGGATTCGCGTGATGTTCTCTGCTGGATAAATTCAGATCACCGACGTTATACACAGTTCGTGGCGTTCCGGGTTGGCGAAATTCTAGAAAATTGTGAAACAAACGAGTGGCGATGGGTACCTACCAAACAAAACGTTGCGGACGACGGAACGAAATGGGAAAAATTGCCAGATTTCACGTCAAACAATAGATGGTTTGTGGGACCCGCCTTTCTCAGGCGTCCAGAGGCGGAATGGCCTAAACAGTCTTCTAATTATGGCTCAACCGAAACTGAACTTCGTCCCCATTTATGTCATCATCGCAAAGTTTCCGAAACACTCATTCGTGTTACGGATTTCTCTAGTTGGAAACGCCTGGTCAACGTTGTAGCAACAATATTCCGTTTTCCAATAAATTGCCGTCTGAAGCTCCGTCAGCAACAAATCTACATAGGACCATTTTCTATGGAGGAATTGCGCACAGCAGAGAGATATCTTATACGTCAGGCACAGTTCGACGTCTATCCCGAGGAAGTAACCGCCTTGTCTCTAATGAAACATGAACCACCTGCTATCAAAAACACACTTTCAAAAAGCAGTCCATTGTACAAGCTCACTCCGTCGCTTGATGTTCATGGAATACTACGAATGCGAACAAGAATAGCAGCTTGTCATTTCGCCACCGATGACGCAAAAAGTCCAATTATCCTACCACGTGACCACCACTTAACCACACTGATAATTGCGTACTTCCACAACAAGTACCATCACCAGAATCATGAAACAGTTATCAACGAGTTGCGCCAAAAATACCACGTATCTCGAATCCGTGTCGAGTACGGCAAGGTCCGTAGAAACTGTCAACGATGTAAAAACGAATCTACGACACCCCATCCTCCAGTAATGGCGGATCTACCAGAAGCAAGACTTGCAGCCTTCACACGTCCCTTTACACACATCGGTATCGATTGCTTCGGACCAATGGAAGTTGTGTTGGGCAGACGTGTTGAAAAACGTTGGGGAATGCTGATCATATGTTTAACTACCCGTGCTATTCATATTGAAGTAGTTCATTCACTTAGCACTAATTCCTGCATTTTGGCACTTCGTAATTTCGTCGCTCGACGCGGTACTCCAAGGAAAATCTATAGTGATCGTGGAACGAATTTTATTGGTGCCTCTCGCGAGCTGAAAGAGGCTGAAAGTTTGCTTGATCGGCAAGCAATCATGAAGGAGTTCATAAGCCCAGATACGGATTGGGTGTTCAACCCTCCGGCAGCCCCGCATATGGGAGGAAGCTGGGAAAGGTTGATCCGTACAGTTAAGAAAAATTTGATGGCGATACAACCTACGCGAAAACCTTCCGACGAACTGCTCCGTAATTTACTGACCGAGATTGAATTTACTGTTAACTCTCGCCCCCTGACACATGTTGCTGTAGATGAGGATTCGGCCCCTGCGCTCAGCCCAAACCATTTTTTGTTGGGTTCTTCGAATGGCGTGAAGCCTCTTACTTCAATAGACGATAACAAATCTACACTACAACAGAATTGGAGAGCTTCGCAAATTTTAGCAAACCAGTTCTGGAAACGTTGGATCACCGATTATCTTCCCGAGATAACCCGACGAACAAAATGGTTCATATACACCAGGCCTTTGGCTGTTGGCGACGTGGTGGTTATAGTAGACCCGAGTTCACCCAGGAACTGCTGGCCGAAAGGTAAAGTAATTCACACGTGTAGCGGCCGCGACGGACAGATACGATCTGCAACTGTTCAGACGGCGAGCGGAGTATATGAACGACCATCAACAAAGCTAGCAGTATTGGATGTTCGTCGCGACAATGTGTAA